A region of the Penicillium psychrofluorescens genome assembly, chromosome: 6 genome:
ATCTATCAAATAAATGCAAAGAAACTGcatacccgccccctagtagtcgggccctcaccgctctcgctggtgagggcccgactactagggggcgggtatcATCCTGATTGATAGATGGAGTGTAGGGTTGGGCCAATCATCACTATCTCTGCAATTCTGCAGGCACGATCTCCAGGAATATCGGTGTTAGGGTGGCATCCTTATTGGTTATTGGGCAGCCTATGCCAAGCGCAAAGTGCTATCATAGGTCCCAGGATTTTTATTGCAACTGCAGGGCAGAGTTAAATATATATCCTGCACTCCTTGCTTCACCGGATGCTATACTACCTCGGTACATCTTGAGCGTCGTGCCATCGTACAACTGACCCTACGATCATATTCACTTCTCTCCTCTATGGACAAATACATTTCCACCCTCAACACGCCGGTCACATCGTCATGAATGATGGCGTCAGGTGCGCCCCCACCACACGTGACCTGTGGCGACCGGGATCTGGACCGAAGCCGGTTTGGCAGACACGAGGAGGGATGACGGTGAAATAAAACACACAAGGGGCCATAGGTGAACCGGCAGGCTGTGCGACGGTGTAAAAGTATGCCAGGCTGGGCAGTGGTGAATCATTCTGAGCACACtagggagaagaaggaggcggcGTTGCTTCCGGTGTTATTGGGGTAGCGAAGCAGAAAAAGGAGCGCTAGGTAGGGAAGACCAAAACAAAATCATTTTATATTCGTAGCAGTAGTATACTATTCCTGAGTGTTCACATTTAGCACCTTGGAGAAAAACGAAGAGTGGCTGGTGGCCGAATTacttgttgttgttctccgCCCCaactccttcttcttgccttgTCAGCCGCCActgtttcttctccccttcttccttaGCCTTCCTTGCTTTAACACCCTCGGCCGTCAACCGGTTTCCTGTTTGTTATTGTCTCGCATTTCACAACTCTGcctttcctccttccactATGTTCTAATCCatcccatctccctccttTGGATGCTCTTGCATGCGTCTACCGGACTGACGGTTGTGCTCTGCAAGCATCCTCGGATCACTCCGATCTCGCTGAGGCTGCGGGCGTTTCTTTTTTGCCTTCTCACCACAGCTGTCTCCTCATGAGTGCCTCTTCCTCTGAGAGCACTCCATCATGACTTCGAACCCTTCTGGCTCTCAACTTTCCGAAGTGAAGCCGGCCACCGGTCAAAACGCGTCTTCCTCCACCCTACATCCTCCCTCCCGTGCCACCCTCGGTCCGGACTCTCGCCTTGTACTCTCACAAAAACGTGAGATGGATGGGCAGGATAAAGACACCTTCGGCCAAGGGCATCCGAATGACGCTCTCGGCCAGTTCTCCTTCGCCCCCACTACCCGCACAACGGTGGTGACgacaaccaccaccaccaccacatccttCCCCCCTCTGATGATCAAACCTCCGCGTGCAGTCAAGGACCTAGATACCCGTCAGTACCCTCTCGCGTCGTCTCCAACTCCAGCGGCGTTGAGGAACCTGAAGTTCAAAATTGGGGACCGTTCGGTCGTGTTCAACGAGCCGGAAGACTCCACCAACGCTGTCCACGAGGTGAGTTAGATCACATTCTGTCTAGTCTTCGAATGCTAAAGTTATGTATAGCTGAAGGAAAAGAACGACGCGTTGAAAACGTTGAATGGTCTAATTCGGTCCGTGAATTCGTTTGCCTCGGAAGGCGAGAACCCATCCCGACGACTGGCACCGCCGAGATTGTCGACCAACACTTCAAGTCTCTCTCGAAATCGGCCCGTCTCACCTATCTCCATCCCAGAGCCACGCCTTTCAGCCCTGCCCCGAACCCGGTCCACTCGAAATATCTCTGAGCCGATCTCACGACGTACCCGCAATGGCGGCCCTACATCCACTCACCTGTCGGCTGCTGGTTTGGCCACTCCAGAGACCGAACACCAGATGCCAGCTCCCGGAGATGGCATTTTTACACGACAGAGGATCAACAGTGCGGCTTTCCCGCGCAGTGAGCCTCTGCTCCATTCTCCTCTCTCATCCGAGCTCGGAGCCGCTGGGGCTCCGCAACCCCCCAATGTCGACTCTTTCCTGTCGAATAGACCAGCCAACACTCATCGTGCAGGCTCTGCCTCGAGAAATGGACCAAAAAGTGAAAACGAGACGGACGGGGCAGCTGCTACTAGTGAATCGGCCTCGCAGCAACCTGATACGATCGCAGAGCCTGCCGTGCAGCAGGAACCGGAACAACTCACTTCGCTCTCTGCTATTGAAAATGCTCTAGCGCAGGACATGTGCCTACCGAGCCCCAGCTTGTCTCCCGTGGCGGCCATGAATGCCATGCATGCCGATTCGTTTGAATCTGAGGGACTTGATGTCGACACGGATTCCAGTCTAGATCACAGTATCTCCCGCTTCTCGAAAGCTCTCCGACCTGAAGAGAATGATGCTTCACGGGCCCTCAGTTTCCAACCAACTAGCGACTCAAGTTCGCGTTCGACATCTCTTCTGGATATGCCGAAGGTGCTAGAGTTTTTTGATTCTGTGCCCGAGGAACTCAAAACATATCTCATGTACCAGTTTCTCCGTCGGTGCCCCAAGCCTACCCTGCATTTTGTGGCCGATATTGTCAACCCGACATTGAAGTGTGACTTCTtggctcttcttccccttgAGCTCAGCCTTAACATCGTCAAATACCTTGATGTTCAGACAATGTGCCGTGCCGCTCAGGTGTCCAAGAAGTGGAGACACATTGTTAACTCAGATGAGAAGACCTGGAAAGAACTTCTTGACCGGGATGGCTTTGCGCTCTCAGATGGAGAATTAGAACGTGCCATCAGAGAAGGGTGGGGCTGGCAGCTTCCTTGCGGCATCGAAGAGCCCGAGAAGAACCTTAGCTCGCAGTCGTTAGCCAAGGGTGACAAGGAGATGTCTCCTGCCTTTTCTTCAAATTCTGGCCCAAGTGATagaacatcat
Encoded here:
- a CDS encoding uncharacterized protein (ID:PFLUO_008661-T1.cds;~source:funannotate), encoding MTSNPSGSQLSEVKPATGQNASSSTLHPPSRATLGPDSRLVLSQKREMDGQDKDTFGQGHPNDALGQFSFAPTTRTTVVTTTTTTTTSFPPLMIKPPRAVKDLDTRQYPLASSPTPAALRNLKFKIGDRSVVFNEPEDSTNAVHELKEKNDALKTLNGLIRSVNSFASEGENPSRRLAPPRLSTNTSSLSRNRPVSPISIPEPRLSALPRTRSTRNISEPISRRTRNGGPTSTHLSAAGLATPETEHQMPAPGDGIFTRQRINSAAFPRSEPLLHSPLSSELGAAGAPQPPNVDSFLSNRPANTHRAGSASRNGPKSENETDGAAATSESASQQPDTIAEPAVQQEPEQLTSLSAIENALAQDMCLPSPSLSPVAAMNAMHADSFESEGLDVDTDSSLDHSISRFSKALRPEENDASRALSFQPTSDSSSRSTSLLDMPKVLEFFDSVPEELKTYLMYQFLRRCPKPTLHFVADIVNPTLKCDFLALLPLELSLNIVKYLDVQTMCRAAQVSKKWRHIVNSDEKTWKELLDRDGFALSDGELERAIREGWGWQLPCGIEEPEKNLSSQSLAKGDKEMSPAFSSNSGPSDRTSSLGSLGSGRRSKRKANTRASSRKLAKRKISSSGNAQPEPNWKKDIAASEAPYAAANAAALAVPYPEIGLPSLRGLYLHKSLYRRHHAIRRGWMKPNVKPQHIAFRAHDRHVVTCLQFDTDKILTGSDDTNINVYDTKTGALKATLEGHDGGVWALEYYGNTLVSGSTDRSVRVWDIERARCTQVFQGHTSTVRCLQIVLPTEVGKDEHGRPEMKPKQPLIITGSRDSNLRVWKLPKPGDPVYFQNGGLMDDSDCPYFVRVLTGHQHSVRAIAAHGDTLVSGSYDCTVRVWKISTGQVLHTLQGHSMKVYSVVLDHARNRCISGAMDHMVKVWSLDDGSVLYNLEGHTSLVGLLALQNDRLVSAAADSTLRIWDPENGQCKSMLSAHTGAITCFQHDGQKVISGSDRTLKMWDVSNGACVRDLLTDLTGVWQVKFNDRRCVAAVQRDNLTYIEVLDFGAGRDGLPKSRLGKRTVVNRRGRELLNNDNVDDDSD